The region ccaaaataaaccaaaaaaaaaaaaacaaaacaaaacaaaaccctcaaaaaaacccacaaaactcccgttttattttttaattttaattttttaattttttaaaagtgaaaccttttattttttttaaagatgttatttatttattcgtgagacacacacacacacacacagaggcagagacatgggcagagggagaagcaggctccatgcagggagcctggcatcgGACTTGatcaggatctccaggatcacgccctgggctgaaggcggtgctaaaccgctgagccacccgggctgacctttattttttatttgtaaagattttatttattcacgagacagagaaatagagacatagacagagggagaagtaggttcttcccagggagcccgatatgggactctgTTCCCCGGATGGccatcacttcctgagccaaagccacacgctcaaccactgagccacccaggtgtcccaatactcGTTTTTAGAAGGTCCAGTTCCTTGGGGCTGGGGAATGTGCCACTGCATCTACTCTTATTGGCACTCATCTTGTGCCTGGCCTTGCTAAATGCTCCAGGTTCTACCTATCATTATATGCAATCCCCTTAATTCCAGGTATTATTCCTACCTTGCTGCCAATGTGCGAACTGGGACACAGAAACATTCAATGCTATGTGCATTCAATGCTATGCAGAGATCAGGCTTGCTTCCCAGTCATCTTACAACGCTGAAAAACTATccacctctctccctcacccaacAGAATAATTCAGGCCAGACTGAAGTCTTTAATGAGAGCCTTGAACCAAGTAAGCAAAGTAGGTGATGCCCCCAAAAGGGCCTAGCTCCTGCACCATCACAGTACAGCCTGGAGTCCCTTGTTCTAGGCAGGGCACTCGCACATCAGGGTCCTCATCTGAGAACTGAATCAGGGTCCCCTGGGGGCTTAGGACCCTGAAGCACTCTGACAGAAGCTGGTAAGCCCCAGGCCAACCCCCTCGGGCAACAGCATCCCAGGTGCCCTTATCCAGCACTAGCTGGAAGGAGCCTGAGGAAGCCACGGACTCCAGGTTCTGGGCATCAGCCTGCACGAAGCGGAGTTGAGAGGTAGGGTGCCCAGGGCACAGGGGCTTTCGATCTTGGCCACCTTCCAGCAGACTCTTCATGTGGGCCACAGCCACAGGAGAGAGGTCCACCCCCAGGACGTCCACGGGATGTGGGCACCTGGTGTAGAGGCCTGTACACAGACTGGAGGTCCCACAGCCCACATCCAACACCCGCAATGGGCATGCAGCCCGGGACTCCTTCAGCAGCGGCAGCAGGAACCCCTGGGCTTCCTCATACCCAAAGAACCAGTCGAAGGTGGGGACGCTGCCTGCACGGGTATCGGAATGGAGCTTATCCCAGAGGCGATGGTCGGCAGGGCAACTGCCAGCCAGGGAGCCTGTGGACGCGAGTGGAGTACCTGTGTCACCCACCGCCTAAGTTCCATCAAACTATTGCAAACAAGGTACAACGTACCCTGGGGTCTTAAGAATCACAATTTCAGGTACTAGACTCCCAGGTCTCCAAGAACCCTCCCCTCCCGCTGTCTACCTTCCCTACCCGCCGAAGCGCGGCGCGCCCCAGCCGCCAGGGT is a window of Vulpes lagopus strain Blue_001 chromosome 11, ASM1834538v1, whole genome shotgun sequence DNA encoding:
- the CSKMT gene encoding citrate synthase-lysine N-methyltransferase CSKMT, mitochondrial isoform X1, which translates into the protein MAALRRTLHVATLAAGARRASAGREGSLAGSCPADHRLWDKLHSDTRAGSVPTFDWFFGYEEAQGFLLPLLKESRAACPLRVLDVGCGTSSLCTGLYTRCPHPVDVLGVDLSPVAVAHMKSLLEGGQDRKPLCPGHPTSQLRFVQADAQNLESVASSGSFQLVLDKGTWDAVARGGWPGAYQLLSECFRVLSPQGTLIQFSDEDPDVRVPCLEQGTPGCTVMVQELGPFGGITYFAYLVQGSH
- the CSKMT gene encoding citrate synthase-lysine N-methyltransferase CSKMT, mitochondrial isoform X2, which produces MAALRRTLHVATLAAGARRASAGSLAGSCPADHRLWDKLHSDTRAGSVPTFDWFFGYEEAQGFLLPLLKESRAACPLRVLDVGCGTSSLCTGLYTRCPHPVDVLGVDLSPVAVAHMKSLLEGGQDRKPLCPGHPTSQLRFVQADAQNLESVASSGSFQLVLDKGTWDAVARGGWPGAYQLLSECFRVLSPQGTLIQFSDEDPDVRVPCLEQGTPGCTVMVQELGPFGGITYFAYLVQGSH